The window GGTCCACCTGCCGGGGGCCGTCGGTCCGGGCCAGCGCGGACAGCACCTGAGCGCGAACGCTCGCCTCGGCGTCCACCGCCAGTTCGGCGGCGAGTTCCGCGTGCGCCTCCGGCCGGTGCGCGCACCGGTCCGCCACGTACCTGCGAGTGTTCGGACCGGACCCGGTGACGACGTCCGCGAGCGCGTCGGCGTGCCGGGCGAGGAACGCGACGCCCGCCTCGCTCTCCAGAAGCCGGTGCCGACGGAACGGCCAGTGGCCGGAGCCCGAGTACAGCAGCGCCGACAGGGCGGCGTGCACGGGAGTCCGGCCGGGTGCGCCGCCCGCCCGGGCGACCTCGGTGAGGGTGTGGAGGTCCCACCGCCGCCGGACGTCGTCGGCGTCGGTCCCGTCGGCGGCGCCGTGGACACGGAGCACGTCGTCGGCCAGCACGAGGAGCGACGACGGCTCCCCGGACGTCGGGGCGTTGCCGGTGACCGCGTGCAGCACCTGCCCGAACCGGACGAGCAGGTCGATCGGCGCGAGCCGGTAGAGCACCAGCCGTGCCGCGTCGGCCTCCCGCAGTGACCAGCCGGGATGCGCGTCGGCGACGGCGGTCAGCCGGTCGGTCCGCCAGACCGCGTCCGGTTTGGCGACCATGTCGGCGCCGGTCGGCCGCTCCCGCAACGCCGCCAGGGCCTCCGGTCGGGTGCCGCTCAGCACGTGCTCGACGACCGGTTCGTGGGCCTCGGAGAGCCGCAGCGGCGCGAGGCAGTCCCGCACCGCCGCCGCCACCCGGGCAGCGGTGTCCGTGCCGCCGCCCGAGCCGGCCGTTCCTGCTTCAGATTCGTACATGCCGGAAGACTAGGGGCAGAGTCGGACACGCGGTTTCGCCGCCGATCCTTCGGCCGGACCCGCGCCTACCGGATCGGGAGGTGACCACCGAGGCACACGGCGGCGGGCGCAGGGCCCGGCGCGTCAGAGCAGCCCCTTGAGGTAGGGGCCCGTGCGGCTGTCCGGGGCCGCCGCGACCTGTGCGGGCGTGCCCTGAGCGACGATCCGGCCCCCCTGCGATCCGCCGCCCGGGCCCAGGTCGATGACGTGGTCGGCGGTGGCCACGACCCGCATGTCGTGCTCGGCCGCCACCACGGTGGCGCCCGCGCCGACCAGGTCGCGCAGGCGGCCGACGAGGACGTCGGTGTCGTGCGGATGGAGACCGGTGGTGGGCTCGTCGAGCAGGTAGACCGTGTCGGCGACCCGGCGGCGCTGGAGTTCGGTGGCCAGTTTGATCCGCTGGGCCTCGCCGCCGGACAGCTCCGTCGCGGGCTGGCCCAAGCGCAGGTAGCCCAGGCCCACCCCGGTGAGGGTCTCCAGAGAACGCCGCACCGACGGCTCCTCGGTGAAGAACCCCGCCGCCTCCTCCACCGACATCGCGAGCACGTCCGCGACCGTGCGCCCCCGGTACCGCACCCGGAGGGTGTCGTCGTTGTAGCGCGAGCCGCCACAGGCTGGACAGGGCGCGTAGGTGGTGGGCAGGAACAGCAGCTCCACCGACACGAACCCCTCGCCCTCGCACTCCGGGCAGCGTCCCCCCACGACGTTGAAGGAGAACCGGCCGGGCCCGTAACCGAGCGAGCGGGCCTCCTCGGTGGCCGCGAACAGCTTGCGCACTGTGTCGAAGAGCCCGGTGTAGGTCGCCAGGTTGGAGCGCGGCGTCCGTCCGATGGGCTGCTGGCTGACCCACACCACCCGGCCGTGTTCGGCGGCCCGGTCCCCGAGCTCCGCCAGCAGGGAGGACTTGCCCGAGCCGGACACGCCGGTGAGGGCGGTGAACACGCCGAGGGGGACGTCGGCGTCCAGCCCTTGGAGGTTGTTGCGGGTGGCCCCGCGCAGTTCCAGGTATCCGCCGGGGGTGCGGGGCCGGTGCTCCGGGAGGGCGTCGCCGAACAGGTAGCGGCGTGTCACCGACTCCGGGACCCCGCGCAGGCCGGGGACCGGGCCGCTGTACAGGACGCGCCCGCCGTGCTCGCCCGCCCCCGGCCCGACGTCGACGATCCAGTCCGCGCCGCGCACCACGTCCAGGTCGTGCTCGACGAAGCACACGGTGTTGCCCCCGTCGCGCAGGCGCCGCAGGGTCCTGGAGAGCGCCTCGGCGTCGGCCGGGTGCAGGCCCGCGGAGGGCTCGTCCAGGACGTAGACCACCCCGAAGAGCCCCGTGCCCAGCTGGGTGGCCAGCCGGATCCGCTGGAACTCCCCGGTGGACAGGGTCGGGGCCGGTCGGGCCGCGCTCAGATAGCCCAGGCCCAGCTCCGACAGCACCCCGACCCGTGCCGCGATCTCCCCGACCAGAGCCCCCGCCGCGCCCGGGTCCTGCGCCCAGGGGCGCAGCAGGGCCACCAGCTCGGTCAGGGGCAGCGCCGCGAGTTCGGCGATGGTGTGCCCGGCGAAGGTGACGCGCAGCGCCTCCTGCCGCAGCCGCCGACCGCCGCACTCCGGGCAGGTCCGGTCCACCATGAACTCGGCGGCCCTGCGCCGACGGGCCTCGCTGGCGGAGGAGGCGTACGCCTTGAGCACCAGCCTGCGCGCGCTGCTGTACCTGCCCTGGTAGGGCCGGTGGACACGCCCCGCCTCGCGGACCGGGTGGACGGTCACCACGGGCTGCTCCTCGGTGAACAGGATCCAGTCGCGCTCGCCTTGGGGCAGCTCCCGCCAGGGCCGGTGGATGTCGTACCCGAGGGTGTCGAGGATGTCGCGCAGGTTCTTGCCCTGCCATGCCCCGGGCCAGGAGGCGACCGCCCCGTCGGCGATGCTCAGCCCGGGGTCGGGCACCAGCGACCCCTCGGTGACCTCGTGCTCGACCCCCTCCCCGTGACACGTCGGGCAGGCCCCGGCCGCGGTGTTGGGGGAGAAGGAGTCCGAGTCCAGGCGCCGCGCCCCGGGCGGGTAGTCGCCCGCCCGGGAGAAGAGCATGCGCAGTGTGTTGGACAGCGTGGTGAGGGTGCCCACGGTGGAGCGGACCGAGGGCGCCGAGCGCGGCTGGGCGAGCGCCACGGCGGGCGGCATCCCGGTGACGTCGTCCACCTCCGGGGCCGGGAGCTGCTGGAGCAGGCGCCTGGCGTACGGCGCCACCGACTCCAGGTACCGGTGCTGGGACTCGGCGTAGAGGGTTCCGAAGGCCAGGGAGGACTTCCCCGACCCGGAGACGCCGGTGAAGGCGACCAGGGCGTCGCGGGGCAGCTCCGTGTCCACGTTCTTGAGGTTGTGGATGCGGGCGCCGCGCACCCGGATGCGGTCGTCGTGGTTGTCCATGGGACAAGGATTACCCGGTCACGGGACCGGAGCGGACCCGCGGACCGCCCGGGCACGGCGCGCCCCGGCGCGCACCGGCCCTCTCTCCGGGGGATGCGGGCGGGGCGGGCCGGAACCGGCGGGTTCCCCGCCCGCGCCGTCCGCCCCCGACGAAGAAAGCCCCCGACGCGGCCGACCTCCCCGCTCCGAGGGGCCGTCGCCCGTGTGGAGCGGCGGCGGGTGGGCGGCGTCGCGTCGCCGCCCACCCTTCACCGGGTGCCGGGGCTGCCTGCCGGGTGGCCGGGACCGGGACCGGGGTCAGCGGCGCGCGGCCCACACGGCGCGTTCGGTGCGCACGGCCAGGTCGTCGCGGCGCAGGATGCTGTGCGGGCCGTCGGCGTCCAGGAGCCGGTCGAGCGCGGCCAGGTCCTCGGGGGAGAGCTCTCCTGCGACGCCGGTGCGGATGCGTCGCAGGCCGCTGAGCGCGTAGCGGCCGACCGCCTCGCTCTGGGAACCCTCGATGTTCACGGCGATCGTGCGCTCACCCTCGACCGTGAAACCGGCGGCGGTCAGCATCGGACCCCAGTCGGCCCCGCGGTGGGGCATGTGCTCGGTGTGGAGGCGGTCGGCCACGGCGTGGACGCGCTCCTCCAGGCCGGGCCGCTCCTCGGGGGCGTCCTCGGGCAGGAAGCGGGGGAACCCGGCCAGCTCGACGACGGCGAACAGGCCGCCGGGAGCGAGCGCGTCGTGGACGCCGCGCAGCGCGCGGTCGGGACGGGCCATGTGGTGCATCGAGGCCGAGGCCCACACCAGGTCCGGTGAGCCCAGGTCGGGCCAGTCGGAGGAGTCGAGGTCGGCCCGCACGGTGCGCACGCGCTCCTCGACGCCGAGGGCGCGCGCCTTGGCGTTCAGCCGCTGGAGGTGTCCGTCGGAGGTGTCGACGGCCGTGACGCGCGCGCCGGGGAAGCGGTCGAGGAGGGCGAAGGTGCCCGCGCCCGTGCCGCAGCCCAGGTCCACGATCCGACGCGGGTCCGCCGTCAGCGGCAGCCACGCGGTGATGGAGGCCGTGTGCTCGGCGAGGACCTCGGCGTCCAGGTCGAGGATCTCCGCCTGGACGTCGGCGTCGTACTCCTGATGGCCGTGTTCCCGGTGGTGGTCGTGCTGGGCGCCGTGGCCGTGGCCGTGGCCGTGGTCGTGGTCGTGGTCGTGTGAGTGCGTCTGGTTCATGGTCTCCACGGTAGGACGCCCATGCGCACCGAGCATGAAGGTTCCCGTTTTGCGCAAGACATTGACCGGATGTGCTGCCCGACGCGCAAGACGCGGTCCTCGCGCGGTCGGCGCGGCCGCTCCCTCAGGTGTCCTGGGCGCCTGGGCCGTCCTCCTCCCGCTGGTGGCCGCGGCGGGCGTCGCGGTCGAAGATGCCCAGGATCTCGCACGGTCCCCCCTCGGCGCCGATGGCGTGCGGCGTCATCGTGGGGAACTCGGCGGCCTGGTTGGTCTCGACGCGAAAGCGCCGGTTGCCGAGCATGAGCGTCGCGGTGCCGGACAGGACGACGAGCCATTCGCGCCCGGGGTGGGCGCGCATGCGGGCCGGGTTGTCGGGCGGCGGTTCGGTCACGCGCTGGCGCACCACGCTCATGCCGGGGTCGCCCTTGACGGGCCAGCGCATCCGGCCGCGGGCGCCGTCGACCATCGGGCTGATGACGACGTCGTCGTCGGCCGTCTCCACGAGCTGGTCCAGTGTGGTGTCCAGCGCTCGGGCGAGGGTGACCAGCTGGTCCAGGGCGAGGCGGCGCCGACCGTTCTCGATGCGGCTCAGCGAGGACTGGCTGAGGTGGGCGCGTTTGGCCAGTTCCTCCAGGGACCAGCCCTGCGCCACCCGCAGGGCGCGGATGCGCCTGCGCACGAGGCCGTCCAGCTCTCCGTCTTCTTGCGTCATGGGCATCATGGTATGCCTTGGATGCAAAGTCGAAGGCGGTGGCCGGTCGCGGCGAACGCGAGGGCTCGGCCGAGACCGGTCGTGGACCGCGTGAGGCCGGGGCGGACCCTACCCCGGGTGAGCGGTCGTCGGGAGGGCGTTCTCGACCAGGTCGCGCAGTTGGGAGCGGGCGGTGACACCCAACTTGGGGAAGCTGCGGTAGAGGTGTGAGCCGACCGTGCGCGGAGAGAGGAAGAGCTTCTCGCTGATCTCCCGGTTGGTCAGCCCGCGGGCGGCGAGCCTGATGATCTGCTGCTGTTGCGGGGAGAGCCGGGAGAGCGCGTCGGGGGCCGCGTCCGTGACGTCGAGGCCGGCGGCGCGCGACTCGGACCGGGCGCGCTCGATCCACGGGCGCGCCCCCAGCCGCCGGAAGACCTCCAGAGCCTCGGTGAGCGGCCCCCGCGCCTCGGTGACGCGTCGACGGCGCCGCAACCATTCGGCCAGGTCCAGCAGGGTCTGGGCCCGCTCGAAGGGCCAGCGCTCCAGCCGAGGATCGACCAGGGCCGCCCGGAAGTGCGCCTCGGCGTCCTCGGGGTCCGCCAGGAGGGCACGGGCCCGGCTGATCAGCGCGCGCAGCCGGGGCGAGGCGCCGTCCGCGAGCGCGTGTGCGCAACGCCCGACGATCGCGGCGGCCTCCGCGCGCCGACCGCTGCGCGCGGCGGCGGCTGCCAGGTCCGCGAGGGCCGGGTAGGAGGCGTGGTAGTGCACCGGGGCGCCGTCCGAGGTGAAGACCGTGCGGAGTTGGTCGTACGCGTCCTCGTACCCGCCTTCCGCGACCGCCGCGGCACCGAGCGCGCGACGGGCGTAGACGGACACGGAGCGGCTCTCCATCGGATCGATCAGGGCGAACACGTCCCCGACCCGGTCCCGGGCCGCCGCCGTGTCCCCCTGGTAGGCCAGCACGGTGGCCTCCACCGCGGCCGCGCACGCCACGGCGTGGTCGAGACCGGCCCTCGCCCCGACGGCGGCGGTGCGGGCGCAGGCCTCGCGTGCCCGATCCCACCGCCCCTGCTCCACATAGCTCCAGGCGGCAGCGCCCTCCAGGCCCTCCGGAAGCGGCCCCTGCGACTTCCAGCGGTCGAACGCCTCGTCGAAGGCGCGGACGGCCTGCGGGGTCTCGTCCAGGAGCCACGCCATGACCGCGAGAGCGGTGAGCCGGTCGGGCTGGCGCTCCGCCTCGCAGACCAACCGAGGAAGCAGGGAGAGGAGTTCGGCCCTGCCCTCGAAGGGGTCCGACACGGCCCTCACCCAGGCGCGTGGCCATGCGTGTGACGCGTCCCCGGGGAGTCGCTCCAGGACGGCCCGGATCCGGCGCCGTTGGGCGTCCTCCCCGGAGTAGAAGCGGACCACGGCGGCATCGGCCAGCAGGTCCAGCGCGGTGGCGGGCCGCGAGACCGCCGCCTGCTCGGCGGAACGGACCAGTCGGGAGAAGACCACGGTGTGGCGCACGGTCAGCACCGCCAGCCGTCCGACCTGCGCGGTGACGGATGCCAGGAGCGATGGGTCCTCGGTGTGCGCGCGTGCCTCGGCGGCCAGTTCCTCGACCCAGGAGATGTCGCCGGTGAACACGGCCGCCGAGGCCGCTTCGACCAGCAGCCTGGCCCTGTCCTCGCGCCGCGGTGCGAGTTCGGCGGCGCGTCGCAGGGCACTGGCCGCCGCCGCGTGGCCGCCGCGGCGGCGGGCCCGGTCGGCGGTCCGCTCCAACTCCGCCGACACGGCCGCGTCGGGGCCTAAGCAGGCGGCGGCGAGGTGCCAGGCACGCCGATCCGGTTCGTCCCGCAGTATCCCGGCGAGTGCGAGGTGGGCCTCGCGCTGTGAGGCGGGGGAGGCGGCGTGGTACGTGGCGGACCGGGCCAGAGGGTGGCGGAACCGGACGCCCCGACCGGTCCGCCGGACCAGCCCGGCCCGTTCGGCGGGCAGCCACGCGTCGTCCCCGGCGTGCGGCAGCCCGACGGAGGCGACGACCGCGGAGTCGACGCTGTCCATGGCGGCCAGGAGCAGCAGGGCCTGCCCGCTGGCGGCGGGGAGGTCGTTCAGACGGGCCGCGAAGACCCCCTCCAGGTGATCGGTGAGCGGGAGCGGACCCGGGGAGGGCGGCCCCGCGGCCGCGTCGTGCGCGGCGGACGCCCTCGTCAGTTCGGTCAGCGCCAGCGGGTTGCCGCCGGCCTGGTCGAGGATCCGCGCTCTGACCCGGCCGACGGGGCTGCCCGGCTGCAAGTCCAGCAGCCGGTTGGCGGCGGCGTCGCCGAGCGCTCCCAGCGCGAGCGTCGGCAGGTGGCGGTCGAGCCCCGGCAGGCGGTCGCCGGCGCGGACCCCGAACAGCATCGTCACCGGTTCGCCCTCCAGCCGTCTGGCGGCGAAGGACAGCACGTCCAGGGAAGCGCGGTCGAACCACTGCGCGTCGTCGAGCACCACGAGCACGGGACGCCGGTCGCCCAGGGCCGAGAGCAGACTCAGGACGGCGACCCCGATGAGCATGGGGTCGGGCTCCGCCGTGGCCGACCCCGCGCCGAAGGCGTCGCGCACCGCCGTGCGCTGCCTCTCCGGCAGCGCGTCCACCCGGGCCGAGACCGGCCTCAGCAACTGGTGCAGCGCGGAGAACGCCAGGCCCGACTCCGACTCGCTCCCCTCGGCGCGCAGGACGCGGGCGCCGCCCGCTTCGGCTCGGCGCGCCGCGGAGCCCAGCAGCGCGCTCTTGCCCGTGCCCGGGTCGCCGACCAGCACCAGGACCCGGTCGGTCGACGTCGAGTCCACCGCGCGGAAGAGGCGCGCCAACTCCGTGTCCCGGCCGACGATCGGTTCCACCGGATCCGGGTCCGGCCACATGACCGCACCGGGGCCGCCTGTGTGCTCGCCCACGGGGTCTCCAGGAGTCGTGGCTCCCCGGTCGGAGCCGCCTTGCCTTGGCCCACCCAGGCTACAAGCGGCGGAGCCGGTGCCGGGGCGTGTGCGCAGGTGCAGTCACGTGACGGATACCGCGTGCGCCGAGGCCGCCCCTAGGGTCCCAAGAAAGCATCCGAATCACTGAGGAACCCTCATGGAACAAATGCAACTCGGCAATGTCACGATCACCCGGGTCCGGGAGTACTACGGTTCCGTGGAAATGACGCCCGACACCTTCTTCCCGGAGGTGTCCAAGGAGGTCTGGGACGACGGTGCACCCCTGCTGAGCCCGCATTTCGTGGATTTCGAGGCCAATACGGTGAACTCGGCTATCCAGACCTGGGTGCTGCGCAGCGAGGGAAAGACCATTCTCGTCGACACCGGTGTGGGCAATCACAAGGAGCGCCCGTACGCGCCCGTCTGGAGCCGTCTCGAAACCGACTTCCTGGCCAATCTCGCCCGCGCCGGAGTCGCACCCGAGGACGTGGACATCGTGGTCAACACACATCTGCACATCGACCATGTGGGCTGGAACACGTACCTGGACGGCCGGAACTGGGTTCCCACCTTCCCCAACGCCACGTACCTGATGCCCAAGGACGACTTCGACTTCTGGAACCCCGAGAACGGCCACCAGCCACGGCTCGGCCGCGGCAACCAGAACGTCTTCGAGGACAGCGTGGCCCCCGTGCACGAGGCCGGCCAGACGCTGCTGTGGGAGACCAGCCACCGGATCGACGCCGACCTGCGCCTGGACGCGGCTCCCGGGCACACCCCCGGTTCCTCCGTGCTGACCCTGGCCTCCGGAACGGACCGGGCCGTGTTCGTCGGCGACCTGCTGCACAACCCGGTGCAGATCCTCGAACCGGACGCCAACAGCTGCTTCTGCGAGGACCCCGCGGGCGCCCGCGCCACCCGCCGCGAGGTCCTGGGCAGGGCGGCCGACGACAACACCCTCGTGATCCCCGCGCACCTGGGCGGCCACGGCGCCGCCGAAGTGGTGCGCGACGGAGACAAGTTCGCCGTCAAGGGCTGGGCGCCCTTCGCCCCGTACACCCAGCAGGGCTGAGGCCAGCGGAAAGGCATGCCTGTGAACCACCACCCCGACCCCGTCGTGACCACCGCGCAGGGAGCGGTCCGCGGTCGACGCCGCAACGGCGTCACCGCCTTCCTGAACATCCCGTACGCCGCCGCTCCCCGCGGCGCCGACCGGTTCGCGCCGCCGCGACCGCACGAGCCCTGGGACGGCGTACGGGACGCCACCGTGCCGGGGCCCAACGCGCCCCAGGCCGAACGCGGACTCGGCGGCGTGGACATGTCCCCCTACTTCGGCGACGGTTGGAGCCGCGGAGACGACTACCTCACTGTCAGCGTCTGGGCGCCCGAGACAGCGGACGGCGGCCTGCCCGTCATGGTGTTCGTCCACGGAGGGGGGTTCGTCGCCGGCTCCACACGCTCCGCGATGTACGACGGCAGCGGTTTCGCCCGTGACGGCGTCGTCCTCGTCACCCTGAACTACCGGCTCGGTATCGCCGGGTTCCTCGACATCCCCGGAGCACCCGCCAACCGCGGCCTGCTCGACGTCGTCGCCGCGCTGCGCTGGGTCCGCGAGAACGCCGCCGCCTTCGGCGGTGACCCGCGCCGGGTCACCCTCTTCGGCCAGTCGGCCGGAGCGACCATCGTCGGCGCCGTCCTCGCCACCCCCGAGGCCGCGGGCCTCTTCCGGCGGGCGATCGTCCAGAGCGGCAGCGGACTGGGGGCGTTCACGACCGAGCAGGCCGCCCGCGTCACCGGCGCCGCGGCCGAACTCCTCGGCGTCCGGCCCCATGCCGACGCCTTCGCGCAGATCCCCGACGACCGCCTGGTCGAGGCCGCCTCCAAGCTCGCGGGCATCGACCTGCGGACCGGGACGCACCACGACCCGCTGATCGGACTCAGCCCCTTCAGCCTGGTCCTCGACACACAGCCCGCCGCATCCGTCGCCGCCGGGCTCGGCGCGGACGTCGACCTGCTCATCGGGACCAACACCGAGGAGGGGAACCTCTACCTGGCCCCCGTGGGCGCCTACTCCACCTCGACCGCGTCCGACGTCGACGCGGCCGCGGCGCGCTCGCACCCGGATCCGGCGCGGCTCGTCCGGACGTACCGGAGGGCACGCCCCCAGGCGTCCTTCGGCGAACTGCGGTCCGCCGTCATGGGAGACGCGCTGTTCGGCGCGGGCAGCTGGGCCCTGGCCCGCGCCCACGCCTCCCACACCGCGTCCGCCACCTTCGCCTACGAGTTCGCGTGGCGCTCCGACGCCCTGGACGGAGAACTCGGCGCCGCCCACGCGGTCGAGCTTCCCTTCGTCTTCGACCTCGCGCACCTGCCGCGGTTGCGCGGACCGGGCGGTCTGCTGGGGCGCGGCGAGCCCCCCGCGGACCTGGCCGCCCGCGTCCACCAGACCTGGATCCGGTTCGCCGGGACCGGCGACCCCGGCTGGGCCCCCTACGACGACGAGCGCCGGGCCACGATGCGCATCGACACCGAGTGGACCCAGGTCGACGACCCCCGGAGCGCTGAGCGGCGGGCCTGGACGGCGCCGTGACGTTCCGGGGCCGCCGTACCGCTCCCGCCCGCCCGAGCCGAGGAAGGACCGCTGGTCCCTCGGCCCGGCGGGACCGCGGTTCGTGGAGCACCCGTGCAACCGGCTGTCGCGTCGGCTCCGGCGTCGTCCGGGCAGAGGGAGGAGCAGCTCCCGCTAGCGCCGTGACGAGGGCTCGGGGACCGCGAGGCGGAGCTGGAGGCGGGTGAGCTTGTCGTGGTCCAGGGTGCCCGGCTCCGCGCTGAACACGACCACGCGCAGGTCGGTGCCCGGCACGGCCAGGGTCTGGCAGTCGAGGTCGAGCACGCCGAGTTCACCGTGGTCCACGCGCTTGCGCAGCGTCGCACGCGGCCGCACGTCGTGCCGCCGCCACTGCGCCGCGAACCCGGGATCGCGCTCGGCGAACTCGTCGACCAGCCGCCGCAGCGCGGAGTCGTGCGGGCGGCGGGCCAGCGCCTCGCGCGTCTGGGCCGCCGTCTGCGCCGCGAACCCGCCCGCCGACTCCGGCGGCGCCGAGCACACCGTTCCGCCCAGGCGCATGGACAGCCGCAGCACGTTGCGCTCGGCCGGGGCCAGCGCGGCGAAGTCCGTGATCAGCGCGGACGCCAGGCCGTTCCAGGCCAGGACGTCGTGGCGGGCGTCGCAGACGTAGGCGGCGACCGGGCCGAGCCGCTCCAGCAGGGCGAGCACCCCCGGGGGGACCTGTCCGTCCGGGCCGGGCCGGGCGGGCGGCGCGTGCCCCGCGAGCCGGGACAGGTGCGCCCGCTCCGCCTCCGACAGCTCCAGGGCCCGCCCGATCGCGTCGATGACCTGCGGTGACGGGCGCGGCGCCCGGGCCTGCTCCAGCCGCTCGTAGTAGTTCACCGAGACCCCGGCCAGGTCGGCGACCTCCTCGCGCCGCAGCCCCGGTGTGCGCCGCGCGCGCCCGCCCGCGGTCTCGGGCAGGCCGACGTCGGCCGGGCGCAGGGCCTCGCGGCGGGCGCGCAGGAATCCGCCGAGTTCTCGTCTGTCCACGCCCCCAGCCTGCCACGCGC is drawn from Nocardiopsis dassonvillei subsp. dassonvillei DSM 43111 and contains these coding sequences:
- a CDS encoding ATP-binding cassette domain-containing protein, whose translation is MDNHDDRIRVRGARIHNLKNVDTELPRDALVAFTGVSGSGKSSLAFGTLYAESQHRYLESVAPYARRLLQQLPAPEVDDVTGMPPAVALAQPRSAPSVRSTVGTLTTLSNTLRMLFSRAGDYPPGARRLDSDSFSPNTAAGACPTCHGEGVEHEVTEGSLVPDPGLSIADGAVASWPGAWQGKNLRDILDTLGYDIHRPWRELPQGERDWILFTEEQPVVTVHPVREAGRVHRPYQGRYSSARRLVLKAYASSASEARRRRAAEFMVDRTCPECGGRRLRQEALRVTFAGHTIAELAALPLTELVALLRPWAQDPGAAGALVGEIAARVGVLSELGLGYLSAARPAPTLSTGEFQRIRLATQLGTGLFGVVYVLDEPSAGLHPADAEALSRTLRRLRDGGNTVCFVEHDLDVVRGADWIVDVGPGAGEHGGRVLYSGPVPGLRGVPESVTRRYLFGDALPEHRPRTPGGYLELRGATRNNLQGLDADVPLGVFTALTGVSGSGKSSLLAELGDRAAEHGRVVWVSQQPIGRTPRSNLATYTGLFDTVRKLFAATEEARSLGYGPGRFSFNVVGGRCPECEGEGFVSVELLFLPTTYAPCPACGGSRYNDDTLRVRYRGRTVADVLAMSVEEAAGFFTEEPSVRRSLETLTGVGLGYLRLGQPATELSGGEAQRIKLATELQRRRVADTVYLLDEPTTGLHPHDTDVLVGRLRDLVGAGATVVAAEHDMRVVATADHVIDLGPGGGSQGGRIVAQGTPAQVAAAPDSRTGPYLKGLL
- a CDS encoding class I SAM-dependent methyltransferase; this encodes MNQTHSHDHDHDHGHGHGHGAQHDHHREHGHQEYDADVQAEILDLDAEVLAEHTASITAWLPLTADPRRIVDLGCGTGAGTFALLDRFPGARVTAVDTSDGHLQRLNAKARALGVEERVRTVRADLDSSDWPDLGSPDLVWASASMHHMARPDRALRGVHDALAPGGLFAVVELAGFPRFLPEDAPEERPGLEERVHAVADRLHTEHMPHRGADWGPMLTAAGFTVEGERTIAVNIEGSQSEAVGRYALSGLRRIRTGVAGELSPEDLAALDRLLDADGPHSILRRDDLAVRTERAVWAARR
- a CDS encoding XRE family transcriptional regulator, translated to MTQEDGELDGLVRRRIRALRVAQGWSLEELAKRAHLSQSSLSRIENGRRRLALDQLVTLARALDTTLDQLVETADDDVVISPMVDGARGRMRWPVKGDPGMSVVRQRVTEPPPDNPARMRAHPGREWLVVLSGTATLMLGNRRFRVETNQAAEFPTMTPHAIGAEGGPCEILGIFDRDARRGHQREEDGPGAQDT
- a CDS encoding helix-turn-helix transcriptional regulator; the encoded protein is MGEHTGGPGAVMWPDPDPVEPIVGRDTELARLFRAVDSTSTDRVLVLVGDPGTGKSALLGSAARRAEAGGARVLRAEGSESESGLAFSALHQLLRPVSARVDALPERQRTAVRDAFGAGSATAEPDPMLIGVAVLSLLSALGDRRPVLVVLDDAQWFDRASLDVLSFAARRLEGEPVTMLFGVRAGDRLPGLDRHLPTLALGALGDAAANRLLDLQPGSPVGRVRARILDQAGGNPLALTELTRASAAHDAAAGPPSPGPLPLTDHLEGVFAARLNDLPAASGQALLLLAAMDSVDSAVVASVGLPHAGDDAWLPAERAGLVRRTGRGVRFRHPLARSATYHAASPASQREAHLALAGILRDEPDRRAWHLAAACLGPDAAVSAELERTADRARRRGGHAAAASALRRAAELAPRREDRARLLVEAASAAVFTGDISWVEELAAEARAHTEDPSLLASVTAQVGRLAVLTVRHTVVFSRLVRSAEQAAVSRPATALDLLADAAVVRFYSGEDAQRRRIRAVLERLPGDASHAWPRAWVRAVSDPFEGRAELLSLLPRLVCEAERQPDRLTALAVMAWLLDETPQAVRAFDEAFDRWKSQGPLPEGLEGAAAWSYVEQGRWDRAREACARTAAVGARAGLDHAVACAAAVEATVLAYQGDTAAARDRVGDVFALIDPMESRSVSVYARRALGAAAVAEGGYEDAYDQLRTVFTSDGAPVHYHASYPALADLAAAAARSGRRAEAAAIVGRCAHALADGASPRLRALISRARALLADPEDAEAHFRAALVDPRLERWPFERAQTLLDLAEWLRRRRRVTEARGPLTEALEVFRRLGARPWIERARSESRAAGLDVTDAAPDALSRLSPQQQQIIRLAARGLTNREISEKLFLSPRTVGSHLYRSFPKLGVTARSQLRDLVENALPTTAHPG
- a CDS encoding MBL fold metallo-hydrolase yields the protein MQLGNVTITRVREYYGSVEMTPDTFFPEVSKEVWDDGAPLLSPHFVDFEANTVNSAIQTWVLRSEGKTILVDTGVGNHKERPYAPVWSRLETDFLANLARAGVAPEDVDIVVNTHLHIDHVGWNTYLDGRNWVPTFPNATYLMPKDDFDFWNPENGHQPRLGRGNQNVFEDSVAPVHEAGQTLLWETSHRIDADLRLDAAPGHTPGSSVLTLASGTDRAVFVGDLLHNPVQILEPDANSCFCEDPAGARATRREVLGRAADDNTLVIPAHLGGHGAAEVVRDGDKFAVKGWAPFAPYTQQG
- a CDS encoding carboxylesterase/lipase family protein, coding for MPVNHHPDPVVTTAQGAVRGRRRNGVTAFLNIPYAAAPRGADRFAPPRPHEPWDGVRDATVPGPNAPQAERGLGGVDMSPYFGDGWSRGDDYLTVSVWAPETADGGLPVMVFVHGGGFVAGSTRSAMYDGSGFARDGVVLVTLNYRLGIAGFLDIPGAPANRGLLDVVAALRWVRENAAAFGGDPRRVTLFGQSAGATIVGAVLATPEAAGLFRRAIVQSGSGLGAFTTEQAARVTGAAAELLGVRPHADAFAQIPDDRLVEAASKLAGIDLRTGTHHDPLIGLSPFSLVLDTQPAASVAAGLGADVDLLIGTNTEEGNLYLAPVGAYSTSTASDVDAAAARSHPDPARLVRTYRRARPQASFGELRSAVMGDALFGAGSWALARAHASHTASATFAYEFAWRSDALDGELGAAHAVELPFVFDLAHLPRLRGPGGLLGRGEPPADLAARVHQTWIRFAGTGDPGWAPYDDERRATMRIDTEWTQVDDPRSAERRAWTAP
- a CDS encoding helix-turn-helix transcriptional regulator; its protein translation is MDRRELGGFLRARREALRPADVGLPETAGGRARRTPGLRREEVADLAGVSVNYYERLEQARAPRPSPQVIDAIGRALELSEAERAHLSRLAGHAPPARPGPDGQVPPGVLALLERLGPVAAYVCDARHDVLAWNGLASALITDFAALAPAERNVLRLSMRLGGTVCSAPPESAGGFAAQTAAQTREALARRPHDSALRRLVDEFAERDPGFAAQWRRHDVRPRATLRKRVDHGELGVLDLDCQTLAVPGTDLRVVVFSAEPGTLDHDKLTRLQLRLAVPEPSSRR